A single window of Flavobacterium sp. 140616W15 DNA harbors:
- a CDS encoding acyl carrier protein: protein MSDIASRVKAIIVDKLGVDENEVVTEASFTNDLGADSLDTVELIMEFEKEFDIQIPDDQAENIATVGQAISYIEEAKK from the coding sequence ATGTCAGACATTGCATCAAGAGTAAAAGCGATTATCGTAGACAAATTAGGTGTTGACGAAAACGAAGTTGTAACAGAAGCAAGCTTCACTAATGATTTAGGAGCTGACTCATTAGACACTGTTGAGCTTATTATGGAATTCGAAAAAGAATTTGATATTCAAATTCCAGACGATCAAGCAGAAAACATTGCTACTGTTGGTCAAGCTATTTCTTATATCGAGGAAGCTAAAAAATAA
- the fabF gene encoding beta-ketoacyl-ACP synthase II — MVLRRVVVTGLGALTPIGNNIQEYWNALINGVSGAAPITYYDTEKHKTKFACEVKNFNIEDFMDRKESRRLDKFAQYAVAASDEAIKDAGLTDDNIDKQRVGVIWGAGIGGLETFQEEVMYYSKGDGTPKFNPFFIPKMIADIAPAHISMRNGYMGPNYTTVSACASSANALIDAFNYIRLGMCDVIISGGSEAAITIAGMGGFNSMHALSTRNESPESASRPFDATRDGFVLGEGAGALVLEDYEHAKARGAKIYCEIGGGGMSSDAYHLTAPHPEGLGVIAVMNNTLRDAGMKPEDVDHINTHGTSTPLGDVAELKAISAVFGDHAKNININSTKSMTGHLLGAAGAIEAIASILAMKHSIIPPTINHTVVDERIDPSLNLTLNKPQQREVNVAMSNTFGFGGHNACVLFKKLVD; from the coding sequence ATGGTATTAAGGCGAGTTGTTGTAACAGGATTAGGTGCACTTACCCCTATTGGAAATAACATTCAGGAGTATTGGAACGCGCTTATTAATGGAGTTAGCGGTGCTGCCCCAATAACGTATTACGATACAGAGAAACATAAAACGAAATTTGCATGTGAAGTAAAGAACTTCAACATCGAAGATTTTATGGATCGTAAAGAATCACGCAGACTTGATAAATTTGCACAATATGCAGTTGCTGCAAGTGACGAAGCTATAAAAGATGCTGGACTTACAGATGACAATATCGACAAACAAAGAGTTGGTGTTATCTGGGGAGCTGGAATTGGTGGTTTAGAAACTTTTCAAGAAGAGGTAATGTACTACTCTAAAGGAGACGGAACACCAAAATTCAATCCGTTTTTTATTCCTAAAATGATTGCTGATATTGCTCCCGCACACATTTCTATGAGAAATGGCTATATGGGACCAAATTATACAACTGTTTCTGCTTGCGCATCTTCTGCCAATGCACTTATTGATGCTTTCAACTACATCCGTTTAGGAATGTGCGATGTTATCATCTCTGGTGGATCTGAAGCTGCTATTACAATTGCAGGAATGGGAGGTTTTAACTCTATGCACGCTTTATCAACTAGAAACGAAAGCCCTGAGTCTGCATCAAGACCTTTTGACGCTACTCGTGATGGTTTTGTTTTAGGTGAAGGAGCTGGAGCATTGGTACTTGAAGATTACGAACATGCAAAAGCACGTGGAGCAAAAATTTATTGCGAAATTGGCGGAGGCGGAATGTCATCTGATGCATACCACTTAACTGCACCACATCCGGAAGGACTTGGAGTTATTGCCGTAATGAACAATACATTACGTGATGCTGGTATGAAACCTGAAGATGTTGATCATATTAATACACACGGTACATCTACTCCACTTGGAGATGTTGCCGAGTTAAAAGCGATTAGTGCTGTTTTTGGTGATCACGCTAAAAACATCAATATCAACTCTACTAAATCTATGACTGGACACTTACTGGGTGCTGCTGGAGCTATCGAAGCAATTGCTTCTATCCTAGCGATGAAACACAGTATTATACCTCCAACAATCAACCATACAGTTGTTGACGAGAGAATAGATCCTTCATTAAATTTAACACTAAACAAACCTCAACAAAGAGAAGTAAATGTTGCAATGAGCAATACTTTCGGTTTTGGAGGTCACAATGCTTGTGTTTTATTCAAAAAATTAGTTGACTAG